DNA from Diabrotica virgifera virgifera chromosome 10, PGI_DIABVI_V3a:
gcccactcttcaacacaaatagttgcatattATGGAGATGATATAATTGTATCGATGTGGTGCTTGGTTTGATGCTGAATGTCTTTCATGATACCGACGGGTCGCGTGATTTCCGGAAATCGTAGCAGCAGTTCATGGTAACGCGACACTTCCGCGATAGTCTTTACGCTGCCATCGAAACACTCTTTAACGAGTCCCTTTGTTCGAAGGGTTGTCGTACTGTCTACTAAGCACTGGTTAGCAATGTCCACTAGGAGAGCGAAATGGGAAAAAAAATCAGCTCCGATAATGGGCTTTGAAATGTCCGCCACTACGAATCGCCACGTAAAATCACGCCGTAGTCCGATGTTTAATGTCAAGTTCACATAACCGTATGTCGCGATTTTAGTGTCAGAGTTCGTATGAAGTCTTTTCGCATGCACCCCGAACATATTTTCGCGGGAAAACGCACAGATCTGCACCGGTGtcgattaaaaattgttttttagtaTCATAGTCTGTTACGTAAAGGCGGCGAGACTTTGGGCTTCGATCGGATGCCGCACTGACCGACTTCCCGTGATGTTTCCCTGATGTTTGCACGGAGGAGAGCACTTTTGAGCCTGGTCACCAAAACGGTAGTGATACCAACAAATGTCACTATTACGTTCTCTGCTGTAGCTTCTATCTCTATTATATGGTCTGCCTCTTGAGTTGCTGCGGTTGCGACGGAATGTGTTTGTTTGTGCTTGAGCCTTCGACAAGCTAGCTAGCTGGATTTTTATGTCAGCTAATTCGGCTGTCAATTTATCAGTggtaatttcaagagcgttaGAAGCTTCTGAAATTTGGGCCCATAGGAGCTATAGCTTCAGATATTGTGTCAGCTAGCTCGACAACTGCGTCCAAACTAGCTTTAGCTTGGGTAGCTAGAATAGCCTGTGTAGACGATGGCAGTCTACCTAACCACAGAGGCCTTACAATATTGTCTGGTACCGTTGTGCCTGCTAAAGACTGTAAATGTCGTAAGAACTGGGAAGGTCTTCGATCGCCCAGTTCTTCATGCTCAAGTAGTCTCTTAATTTTTTGTTGCTGTGATGCACTAAGTCTCTTAATTAACTCTGACTTTAATTTTACATACCTCTCTGTAGCTGGTGGTGACACAATGATGTCCTTAACTTCTGATATGTACACTGTTTCGAGATTAGCAACTATGTAGTTAAATTTTGTGGCGTCACTTGTTATGTTTGCCAGTGTAAATTGATTTTCCACTTGCAGGAACCAAATTTCAGGATCGTTGGGCCAAAACGGTGGGATTTTAACTAAAATCCGATCAACTGAAGCACTGTTATCCTGAAGCACTGAAGCACTGTTGTTGGCACTGGTACTGTCCGTCATTTTCAATGCTCACTGTATTTAAAGAAACCGGCAAAAGTATATTATTAGCacttatttgttaaattttcgcGGCGTTTTAATTGTTCTCGGGGTCACCAATATTCCGGTGGTATGGTTGacggaattaataaaaaaataagtataacaacgaacagtaatatatttatttatttgggtAACAAAAAGTGTTTTGTTTATACATCgcgtaagagggtttgttattgtttTCGGCCCAGCGAGCGGCTGATGCCTCTCGGGTGTTGTGACCGACTGACTGAGTGGCTGAAAAGAAAACGACAGACGCTAGTCTGTTTGTGTTTTACCATCTGACCAGATGGGCAATAAATCACTTAGGTCTGGCGTATActtttgcagttttaagaaaacaatttcgaatgcattaagtgagttgttgacataattgtctgatatggtaattaatttatgggggtGCAGTTTGTTAAACAGCATAAACGAAAAACAGATGGTGAAGGATACATTCAGTTTCGTAAAACCATGTCCTTCTTACATCTGGTTTGTATTTATATGAGAATTTTGAATGACTAATGTTGTTTCgattttgagaaaaattattaaaaattaagaaaataaaattagcaaaaacaGTAATTAAAGCGTACCGCTATAGAACAAAGGGACTCGTTAAAGAGTGCTACGATGGCAGCGTAAAGACTATCACGGAAATGTCGCGTTACCATGAACTGCTGCTACGATTTCCGGAAGTCACGCGACCCGCCGGTATCGTGAAAGACATTCAGCATCAAACCAAGCACCACATCGATACAACACCAGGTCCACCCGTTTTATCGAAGCCGCGACGATTAGCACCTGACAAACTACAATGGGCTAAAAAAGAGTTCGAAAATCTTCTACGACTAGGCATCATAAGACCATCAAAAAGTAACTGGTCTACTCCACTGCACATGGTCCCGAAGAAAGGTGAGGAATGGAGACACTGCGGAGATTATCGACGTCTAAACCAAAGAACAGTTCCAGATCGATATCCAATTCCGTACATCGAAGATTTCAGTCAGTCGCTAGCTGGTAAGACAATTTTCTCTACAGTAGATTTAGTGAGAGCATACAACCAGATACCAGTAGCCACCAAAGACATACCAAAGACCGCCGTTAACACACCATTTGGGCTGTACGAGTACTTATATATGCCTTTTGGTTTACGGAACGCAGGACAAACATTCCAGCGTTTCATAGACGAGATCTTACGTGGTCTAGATTTCGCCTACGCCTACATCGATGACATTCTCATTGCGTCAGAATCCGAAGAGCAGCATATTATGTCGCATTTGGAAGACATTTTCAAAAGGCCCAAGCAGTTTGGCGTTGTGATAAATCCAGCAAAGTGTCAATTCGGCAAAAACgagattacctttttgggatacaCAGTATTAGATGGAGGACTCACACCTCCACAAGAAAAAGTAGCAGCTGTActgtgacatatcaacatctacaGCCAGACCATTTGTATCGAAACCACTTCGAATGGCAATTTTTCGCACCATGCATAACCTAGCACATCCCGGAATCAACAGTTCGGTGAAGATGATCACACAGCGATATGTTTGGCCATCTATTAAATCAGATTTGAGGAAATGGACTTGAGCGTGTATACGGtgccaaaaatcgaaaatatcgcACCACATTGTTTCACCTACTGGAAGTTTTCTACCACCTTCCAGCCGATTCGATCATGTCCACATAGACATTATAGTGATGCCGGTTTCAGAAGGAAACAGACACTGTCTAACATGCGTCGACCGTTTCACACGTTGGCCAGAAGCTTTCCCGATGCCTAATCAAGAAGCAGACACAGTagccagaacatttttttctggttgGATAGCTCGTTTCGGCACTCCCAAGCGCATCACAACAGATCAAGGCCGACAATTCGAATCGCATCTTTTCAAGTCAATCTGCAAATTAACTGGAACTACCCATTTAAGGACAACCGCCTATCATCCTCAAGCAAATGGTATGGTAGAAAGGTTTCACCGACAGTTAAAAGCAGCAATTCGATGTCATGAAAACATCCGATGGACCAAAAGCCTACCTTCAGTGTTACTGGGCATACGAGCAGCGTGGAGAGATGATTTAGGTACTTCAGCCGTCGAACTCGTGTACGGAGAACCATTGTGTTTGCCAGGTGAACTATTGTTTTCGTCGCAAAGAAACACCGAAGACAGTGCTCACATATACCTAAAAACGCTTCGAAACCATTTCCAAAACCTCCGTCCTACGCAACCGTCGCATCATGGATCCAAAAGCACCTTCATTTTCAAAGACATGAAAACCACTTCCCACGTTTTCGTCCGCCGTgatacaatcaaaagcagcttagaaaaccCATATCACGGTCCTTTTCCTATAGAAAACCCATATCGGTATTCAGCGAAACAAACAGCAGACCGAAGCGAAAAGCAAGATTTAGCGGAAGTTATCAAGAAATTGTCGATTAACAGTGAATTCAGTGATTTTTCTTTCTCCTCGTATAAAAAAACATTGCGTGGTTTTATTTCCTGTTATTTTAAATTTTCATcatatgtatattatgtattatctatCGTCTTATACATCTCGAACGGGGGTGTATAGcggtacgctttaattactatttgtgctaattttattttcttaattgttaataatttttctcaaaaaccgAACAACATTAGTCATTCAAAATTCACAGGTAAATACAAACCTGATGTAAGAGGGACATGGTTTTACGAAACTGAATGTATCCTTCCCCATCTGTTTTTCGTTTGTGCGGTTTAACAAACTGCacccccataaattaattaccatatcagacaattatgtcaacaactcacttaatgcatttgaaattgttttcttaaaactgcaaaagTATACGCCAGACCTAAGTGATTTATTGCCCATCTGGTCAGATGGTAAAACACAAACAGATTAGCGTCTGTGGTTTTCTTTTCAGCCACTCAGCCGGTCGGTCATAACACCCGAGAGGCATCGGCCGCTCGCTGGGACGAaaacaataacaaaccctcttatggagaattctcacgacgaggtcgaggcgcgtgttgaagcgagattcaagtgggtcctaatttaaacgtcggcaaagagagatataatatatataatagtggaaaagaaagagaacgcagataccctacaagatggtaaaattagtaatatttacactttgtgataaaatgtcccgaatatgtcccgaagaatacaggcaaccaaaaagttgaccgctctcagtggtggagataaaaatattagttggtttttttaattctcacaatgataaaaattagaactAAACGTActttgaccataaaattaccacgccactgatcataccctcggctgacgagacatccacactatctacaggctaataaattttagcatttggtgttattttaagggtcataaataccaaattttgacagaaatttctctatctcttcttacgtttaatctttttcacgttgggttgaattccgtcttcagtttttatctttttctgttacatttttttatttcactcatagTGTCGCAACACGCTCTGTCAGTTTTCCTCTTTATGCGATGTATAAGCAAAACACTTTTTGTTAGcctaattaataaatatattactgttcgttgttattcttattttttttattaattccgtCAACCATACCACCGGAATACTTATTATTTGAAGTAAATGTTTAGAAgagttaatttaacaaaaaataaataataatgatagTAAATGTCAAATTGACATACAAACTTATGTAAGGTAAGTTGGTAACACGGTAAGGTATATTGGTGATAGTGGTTAGACAATTTGGTGAGACAACCGCAATTTAAGGAAATTAACTTACCTTGGCTAAATCATGAATTCAATGAAGCTTATTTTATTGATAATTAGTTTATTGAATGGTTTTATAAATAATGCTTTATAAGAAAACAGCAATTATTCCAAGAAATATCTAACCGTCTCTCACATTCAATAAGAAATGGCTCCATTGTCGACTGTCGTACAACGCAACGTTCAAAACAGTCTGTTTACTAAAAGCTGGTGCGCGCATTACGAAATCGTAATATAATATGTTTGTCCTGCTTACTTACACTCATAACAACTTACTAGCGCTGTGTCATGAATGTGCTTGCATAGGGAACTGTGTGGTAATCTGATTAAAAAGTATCGCCAAATTACTTGtatcatcaatatacctttctttacCCTACGTACCAATAGGAAAAGTTGGGATGCATCCACGTATGGATGGTCAACGAAAGACAAGACAAACCCGAAAGACTTATagtcgattctgactttgatcgTAAGTTCATCTATTTCAGAATTTATTTCACTATTTAATTAACAATTAGATACTTCTACGCCAGGGtcataagacaaaaatataccctgttcgtgacacttcagcagccagggtactgaagcgttttttcgacaagtaatacctataagaacaaattataactatttcctgcgtaggatctggcggccatttttatttataaacaattaactgtcaaaaactggcatttttcctttttttttcaaatcaatggaaaacagtgaaacttatgatttttttagtaaaaatatctttgagattatggaaaaagctttaaaatgacatatcaCAAAgattgatatactcatttattgttaatataattgcgaaaaaaggtcggaattgcaaaaaaaattatttttgcaataattgtaaaaattagtgtacaggtttggaatttttgtcaaatgagggttctttggtgcttaatatgtgataaaaattccaaagcgatttattcaattgtttaaattttattcgaattgtttatctcagagagcattttttttttgcaataacataagtcagaaaaaaatgacattagaaccatttcacaggtgtcaaatggaagagcatgagttatattttcaacttggtttaaaaaaagcgaataaaaaatgcatttattaataataaataattatgaaaaagtatcgtaaatcttttcttataaactttttgaataactttttccaaaaaattaacttttttaccctcttttaagtgcacaactaccaagtaatgttatttatatcataattaataaaacattgtaataaatataaataatttcttataccgggtgtccacttatattttcccccattttaactgcctataacttctaaacggctcaagatagaaatatgcggttttcgctaatatgttttattttagtaaaagttttgtctgaatggcttgaactttttatatcgctttcaaatacgaaaacaaaaatggcggatttttgaaaaaaactttgttgttttttttaatggaacacccagtatatttttttgtaaattgaaagaaagatccttcacctatccagcgatataaagtttttcaaaatcggttgtcaaatcactgagtaattaatttttaaaatgagaggtgcaacatggatattacgtaacataatatcaatttatgtgatttccacattgcatctctcattttaaaaattaattgctcagtcatttgacaaacgattttaaaaatttttatatcgctagataggtacATAAACGTTTTTTTTAGTtattaggtaaatgaccattttttatgacgcttttaaataaaaaatgacggatttaaaaaaaaaacgttgttgactttttttattaaaacacccagtatactttttgaaaacttgaaaaaatggtcatttacctatccagcgatataaaaaatttttaaaatcggttgtcaaatgactgagcaattaatttttaaaatgagagatgcaatgtggaaatcacataacataatatcaatttgcttagttatgttatttaggtatgtgatatccactttgcacctctcattttaaaaattaattactcagtgatttgacaaccgattttgaaaaactttatatcgctggataggcaaATGACCTTTTttcaatttacagaaaaatatactgggtgttccattaaaaaaaagtcaacaaagttttttcaaaaatccgccattttttttcgtatttgaaagcgatataaaaaatttaatccattcagacaaaacttttgctaaaataaaacatttcagcgaaaaccgcatatttctatcttgagccgtttagaagttataggcagttaaaatgggggaaaatataagtggacacccggtataacaaaataaaaagtttataaggaaaaatttacgatacttttgcataattattttattactaataaatgcatttttttattcactttttttaaaccaagttgaaaatatagctctttcatttgacccctgtggaatggttctaacgtcattcttttctgacttatgttattgcaaaaaaatgctctctgggataaacaatttgaataaaatttaaacaattgaatgaatcgctttggaatttttatcacatattaagcaccaaagaacccttatatgacaaaaatttgaaagctatacactaatttttacaatagatattgcgaaattattctttttgcaattccgaccttttttcgcaattatattaacaataaatgagtgtatcaaactttgtgaaacgtcattttaaagctttttccataatctcaaaggtatttgtactaaaaaaccataagtttcactgtttgccattgatttgaaaaaaaagggaaaaatgccttttcttgacacttaattgtttataaataaaaatggccgccagatcctacgcaggaaatagttacaatttgctcttatatgtattacctgtcgaaaaaacgcttcagtaccctggctgctcgagtgtcatggaaaaaaccttattactctggactattcTAGTATTAGGcttggatcccgcataccaaaaaaaaaagtctattaatatcaagctgaaaatttgttaatagcttaacgatatctagtcggacaaactttgatgtatgggaacactggaaccggggaagttttaattgtggaacgtgtcatcctgacaagtttatgattgtgaaaagtagCAGGTTGTTTTCAAGTTTATTCAATAACCAactttatatataatatatgaaaaaatgtttgtccgacagatatgtagggcattttaataagtccgacacgtggAACATGTAAAATGTTAGGAATtttgttggtggtaaatagcagtctaatttttgcatcagagtttaatgaaagggtaacaaatcaattggaagttctgtttgacaaaatacatgggacattttcgtctgacgttcgaaacctgtaacctgttccataattaaaacttcccctgttccagtgttcccgtacatcaaagtttgtcctactagacaccgttaagctattaacaaatttttagcttgcaattaataaactttttttggtacgcgggtaTGTTTGTATTTTTATAGGATCTGTTTATCTAATATAGTCATTTCGATTATTTTGTAAAGCATTTATTTTTGAGTAGTGATTTCATTGAGAActtcttttatatttattgccCACCACACACATTTAGATGTATTGATACGAGTAGATTTTATTTCATTCACattgtttacaatatttttaaaaacgaaaaatatgcGTTTTGATGCACAATTTTACAATCGTTCAATATAAATTGGCGCCACTTAATCAGCACAAATTATCACTATTactagtagaggatccgatataaggtcgaattgcaccgatctgtttgatggataaaaattattggatatgtaatttagcatgttaacaattacaaaaaacaatggttgcccgatctaatattgttctaactataattaattaataattaaaaaatgacatttttttatgaatacaAAAAAAAGATTCGGCCCGGGAagatattatataatattttttggatgtttctacacaaaaaaggtctttttaatttttctctaaagttgatcgttttcgagttataaacaattaaaaactgaaaaaaggaCGAAAGAtgaattttcaaggctcaaaaacataagtaagaaatctcatttttgtaatcatcaagtacataaattcaagtttaaacctttttctatcaggtttCGATAcgaattttagccatgttttattctgaaacatatttttttttaattattaacgaggaaggtttcttatggggagacgggtattaacaactaaaaaacagtgtttcagaatgaaataagtccaaaagacttatcaagaactgatagaataaggtttgaacttgaatttagatacttcgtagtttcaaaaatgatatttatgtttttgagccttgaaaatcgtcatctgtcgttcttttttcaattttaaattgtttataactaggacacgatcaattttagagaaaaattacaaaagaccttttttgtttagaatgacctaaaaaatctgaagTAATATCTGCCAGGGTCgatttttttagtttataaaaaaaatgtcattttttaattattaattaattatagttagaacaagattagatcgggcaaccgattgttaattgttaacatgctaaattacataatatccaataatttttatccattaaacagatcagtgcaaatcgaccttatatcgtatcttagactatacgattaatattataaatatgaGGTATCGAACTGCTTCCAACCTTCTTAAGGTTGATTTCTATCTATCCTTAAAATAAAGACTTACTTATACATAGACCTTGGGCTCACACTTAAACAAACAAAATTTTATTACCTCCCTCATGAGACTTTTTATTCAGTTATTTCGAATTGGACAACTTTTGAGGGAGCGCATCCCTCAAACTACAAAGGATGCCAGGTATATCTTGACATCGTTACTCGCAGATTTCCTCAAAACAGAAGAGCACCTGGCAAAATTAGCACACCTCAACCagccaaaataacaaaatatagtAACACGAATGAAGAAAAGTCAATAGCTATGACGGATGCAGAAGCTGCTGCAGAACATGTAGTGTTACCAACAAAGAAAAACGCCCAACCAAATTCCTCAGCAAATGGTTTTCAAGTAATATCATTTCTGCAACACCAAAACAACTATCTCCAGCAACAAAACCGACAACTACAGCtaattattgaaaaacaacaaGCTTCAATCAACGACTTAATACTAGTTCAAAAACTAAGATTGGAGGTAAAACAAGACAGGGAAACTACAGTATAGATAACTCAGTTACTCAAAATTGCTCTCTCGAATGCTAATGGTGTATTGAACCATAAACATGAACTGCTAGTATTTTTAGAGTCTTATAAAATAGATATAATTCTAATTTTAGAATCCCACCTAACTTCCAACACTAGTTTCAAGCTACATGGCTGTGCCAGTTATAATGCAGCTCACCCCGGTGCTATTAGACTAGCAAGAGCAGGAGCCATGGCCCTAATAAAGGATAGCATTAAACACCATTTGGCTAACAAAGTAGAAGAAACATACCTCCAAGCAGTCAGCATAGTCATAGAGGATTGGATAGGGCAAATGGCGGTTTCAGCTGCCTACTGCCCTCCTAATTATCCACCTAACAAAGAAGCATTCACCAACCCTTCAAAAGTCTTGGCAATAGATTCCTAGCAGGTGGTAACTACAATGCTAAACATACCAGCTGGGGATCTCGGCTTATAGCACCCGGTAGGGGCAGAATACCccataaaataaaagaaattaaaaCTAGGCCATCTATCTACATGTCGACCAACCTACTAGCTAACAGATAATCGAATAATACCTGACTGCCTAGATTTGTTCATTACAAAAGGTTTTGCACAAGGATAACTAGA
Protein-coding regions in this window:
- the LOC126893134 gene encoding uncharacterized protein LOC126893134; the protein is MTDSTSANNSASVLQDNSASVDRILVKIPPFWPNDPEIWFLQVENQFTLANITSDATKFNYIVANLETVYISEVKDIIVSPPATERYVKLKSELIKRLSASQQQKIKRLLEHEELGDRRPSQFLRHLQSLAGTTVPDNIVRPLWLGRLPSSTQAILATQAKASLDAVVELADTISEAIAPMGPNFRSF